In Schizosaccharomyces osmophilus chromosome 1, complete sequence, the genomic window AATTATCgccttgaaaaagaagaaaattgcATCAAAAAGGTCAAAGCAAATCAAGCATCTTAATGCTCGGCGGCGGGAGCTACTTCATCCTTTGTATACTGTCAAACAATTAGCCTCTAATTAAAAAACTGAAGTACGAAGCCATACCATTTCCATAAAGTCCATGCTTTCACCTTCCTGGGATGACTTGGCAGCGATGGTTTCACCCTCGTACTTGTAGGAATCCAAAGCAGAGGAAACGTCGAGATCATAATTGGGAGCAGTAGGAGCAGCAGGTAAGACCCATTCCTTAGCTTCAACAGCAGCAGCAGGAGGTGTAGCTTTGGGTTTGTAAGATTCTGTGAAAACACATTACAGTTAATAAAAACGAGGTCataagaaaaatcaacaaGTCTTACTCAAAGCAGAAATgtaaagattttgaagagaaTCTGTTCCAACAGCGTGTTAGACATATAAAAGGTATCCGAAACAATGCTTCTTACCCGTAGCGCGAGGAGCGGTCGTAGCGTAACCACGagaaaaacatttctttttttattaataaattGCACTAAATAGAATTTTAAACTTACAAGAACCGTGCTCATAGTCATTTTCGAAAGATGTTGTAGTTGGTAGGTTTCACTATCATGTACTACAGTTTAGCTGCCAAGGAAAGGCACTAGGAGGAAGAGTAGAAAATCAACACACGGATTTTGGACCATAATCAGCATAAAAGtaataatttctttatttttttgaaatgtttACATCTTAAGATTCTCTATAAGTTTCTTTAGACAATTTCGAAGAACATATATACAGTAAGGATCGGAAACTATTGTTCCttataaatttcaaagCTATAAATTAATAAGTAaaatcatttctttcattaataaTCAATAACGGAGACAGGTAATTCATAAGCAAAATCAATAACGATATATTCACAACTCTAATTTATACAACAGAAAAGAACGATTGCTGTTTTTAACAAAAGTATTCCGCGAACGCTAAAGTGAAGTTTTTTTATAcccttctttttggaatttgaCTTGAGCGGttcttattcttttcttttttatttttttttttttgggggGGGTCCAAACTACAAACCATTTTCAGGTTCGACTGTGTATTTACCTGAGCTTTTAAATGTCAGTTAAAAAAGCCATTTGTTCGTTCGTAAAACATGAACCATACCGGTACCGCGATATGTGTCCATCTCAAAAACACCGACAAGtcttttggttcttttattcataaAGGCTGCTTCtattgaaagaaagagacATCACGCAATGCCTCGAAAAGAGTAAAATTGCAAGAATTGATTAAAGCGCTTCGCATAAGCGAAATACCGATTCCGCGATATATAGAAAACGAGAGCCAAGGAATAGAAGAGAGAGGCGTTTTCACGGAAAGAAGTGTATTCTTCTGTACAATAGATTTAGCAGTGTCAATGggaaaaaccaaaacccAAGATAAAGCACCACAAAAAGCGCCCGAAAAAGCATATGCAAAACTAGGAGTAATGTGatttgaaatcaaaaaccCTTTAAAGGTCTCATAAATAGTGAAGTAGCAAGCAGAACCAAATGCATCCCGTGCCAAATGATACCGATAACCGTTCcataaagagaaaaatcCGTACCGGCGTACAATATCACTAGCACTTCGGAATGAAGAGAGCGGCCTCTGTGAAGGTTTATACggtttatttatatttttctgtACATCTTGTTTCCGTAAAAGAGCATGTATTTGGGAATATAGCTTGGAATATTCAAAGGGGCATGCAAACATTGAAATTAAAGATCCCGTACCCAAACCGGACAAAAAGTAACGCACAGACGGCGTTGTATTTTCGAGCGAATGCTTAAATGAGTCATATAAAgtaaatgaaattgaacgCGACATTGTTGCTGAAATTAGAGGAAGTGTAAACCCTCTATACAGGCCACGCCAACCTTCATGTTGAATAGCATTCTGAAAACAAGATCGTATTGTAGGAAAGTGGTATGTCTGTTGGCGAACTTTTATAGAGTCTAACGGGAATCCGACAATATTGCTTACTGCAGACGAAAATACAGCCGCAGAAAACGTATTTCTTGGAGAATGAACTTGTATGGAGGAATTATCTTCCATAGATTTCATTCCTTTATATACTTTCCAATTCGTTGTTGAATAATAACACActtaaaaaagtttagcAAGGGAAACTCGCAAAACTGCTAAACCGCTGCAACGGTGCTGAAAAATCAACTCTTGACGGTTCTTCTATCTCAATGCAACAGTTTGCTGTCACTAATGATTTTgtatcttttttgtttgcctAGTTAGTCAAATTTCTTGAAGTACccaaaaatcaaatcaaacTTGAACCACGGGACAAAAGTGAATGAAACGGATCAAATCACACTGTTTCTAcagaaaagagagaaagtATTGCAAGCcgacttttttttaccaaaatgTTGAAGTTCTCAATCCATACAGATATTTTCTACTCAGTTTTCGATTATCATCAATTGGATCATAGTTCCATAAATACAGCAATTCCACAAAAAAAGGTTCCTCAACAATGGCCGTAATAAAACTAGTTTCTCTACCTCAAGCT contains:
- the atp14 gene encoding F1-FO ATP synthase subunit H, producing MTMSTVLKCFSRGYATTAPRATDSLQNLYISALKSYKPKATPPAAAVEAKEWVLPAAPTAPNYDLDVSSALDSYKYEGETIAAKSSQEGESMDFMEMYTKDEVAPAAEH
- the ort1 gene encoding mitochondrial carrier, ornithine Ort1, with translation MKSMEDNSSIQVHSPRNTFSAAVFSSAVSNIVGFPLDSIKVRQQTYHFPTIRSCFQNAIQHEGWRGLYRGFTLPLISATMSRSISFTLYDSFKHSLENTTPSVRYFLSGLGTGSLISMFACPFEYSKLYSQIHALLRKQDVQKNINKPYKPSQRPLSSFRSASDIVRRYGFFSLWNGYRYHLARDAFGSACYFTIYETFKGFLISNHITPSFAYAFSGAFCGALSWVLVFPIDTAKSIVQKNTLLSVKTPLSSIPWLSFSIYRGIGISLMRSALINSCNFTLFEALRDVSFFQ